A single Drosophila miranda strain MSH22 chromosome XR, D.miranda_PacBio2.1, whole genome shotgun sequence DNA region contains:
- the LOC117186450 gene encoding uncharacterized protein LOC117186450 — MLKERMDAVNAKDEALKAYAATHSFSVEFIPPRAPHIGGLWESAVKSAKNLLLRAMGSAVLKEDELHTVLVDVEAVLNSRPLMVDSGSPNEGEVLTPAHLLVGRTLVSLPPESELPRPDSSLSYLQRWQLVSAIKQRFWRDWTRDYLLSLQ; from the coding sequence ATGCTCAAGGAGCGCATGGATGCAGTCAATGCCAAGGACGAAGCCCTCAAGGCGTATGCTGCGACTCACAGTTTTTCGGTGGAATTCATTCCCCCGCGAGCCCCGCACATTGGAGGGCTGTGGGAGTCGGCGGTGAAGTCAGCCAAGAATCTGCTGCTTAGGGCTATGGGCAGCGCAGTGCTCAAGGAGGACGAGCTGCATACGGTTCTCGTGGACGTCGAGGCCGTGCTCAATTCCAGACCACTGATGGTCGACAGCGGCAGCCCCAACGAAGGGGAGGTGTTGACTCCAGCGCATCTACTAGTCGGCAGAACGCTAGTTTCGCTGCCGCCCGAATCAGAGCTGCCCAGACCAGACAGCAGCCTCTCATATTTGCAACGATGGCAGCTCGTGTCTGCCATCAAGCAAAGATTTTGGAGAGATTGGACCAGAGACTATCTTCTCAGCCTTCAATAG